The Gemmatimonas aurantiaca T-27 DNA segment ATACCGTTGTGTTCATGTTCGAAGGTGGTGGAACCCGTGCCATGACGCACACGATATTCCCCCACCCCACTTACCGGGGCCGGCGTCGCGGACCAGAGATCTCCCCGTTCCTCATCCTGCAGATACAGCACATCGCTGATCGGATTGCTCACGGGATCGTTGTGCCACGGCGTGAGGCGGAAGAAGTGTGCATTCTCAGCCCATGTGCATCCGATTCCGGATTCCGACACGATGCAGCCACCACGAGGATTGGCGATCACGTTGATCCATGGAGCTGGCGGCAGGTGCTGTGCATCGACGCGCATCAGATAGCTGTCATCTTCGTCCAGCCCGCCAATACCGTTATCGAAACGCAAAGGTGGCAACGACAATGCCAAGGTGGGCGCTGATGCAGACGGCGGGGTGTGGACCAGCGCAGGCAGGAGTGGTTCAACGAGTGGCTTGATGGCCGACACGATCGTAGCCAGCGCTCCGCGGTCGCTGCCACTGGGCACCGTGCTGCCCGTGGCACGTACGTCTGCCACGGAGAGCAGGCGCTGCAGGGAACGGCCGTCACACGGGACCTGCAGGCGCGCCGTCGCCGACAGCATCAGGTAGTCGCTGCTCGTCAGGCCATCGCGGCGGCGCACAAAGGTGCCACCCGATTGATCGATGAAAGCGCTGTCGCCGAAGGACGCGATCGCATCGTTGATGGCGTCGCGTAGTTCCTGCTGATAGCCGTGCTGTTCGCCGTTGATAATGACGAGATCCACCAACACGCCGCGCCGGCGCCAGTAGTGATGTGCCATGCACAACTCACGCAACGTGGCGAGCCCCGCCATGCTGTCGATCGTGGCCAGCACAATGGGCAAGTCACCGGAGATGCCATGTACCCAGAGTGATGGCTGCGCGCTACGATTGCGCCAGCGTTCGTCGGCCGGTGGAGCCAGACTGCCTCGCCCGAAGAGCAGCTGGGTCGCCAGATCCTGAAAGAGTGCAGCCTGTGACGCGGTGAGATCGAGCTCCCGCAACTCGATCTGCGTCACCGTTGCTGCGATATCGAAGGCACGCTGTGCCGCGTGTGCCGCATGGTACCGATCGGCCAGCGCAAACGCGGCCTCGCGGCTGTCGGCCACAAAAGTACTGAACGCCACACTCACCGATTGACCGGGCGGAACCTGAACATGTGTCCGCAAGGCCATGATCGGATCGAGCACTGCACCGGTTGTTCCAGAGAGCGGTCCACTGTCGTCGCACACTGCGGGATTCCGCACGGACCGTCCGCGTCCGATGAAGCGAGCACGATCGGTCTCACAACTGACGGAGCCAAGCCGATCAGGGCCATCGTCCACGAGGTGCACACACCAGCGGGCAGGGTCCGACGGCGACCGGGGCCGGCGGTAGGCCGTGATGGCCGAACACCATGCATGCCATTCCGTTTCGACAAACAGATTGGAAAAGGCGGGGTGTGCACGGTCGGTGTCGACCGACGTCATGACGATCTCACTGTAGCTGGTCAGTTCGATGTCATGCGACGTCCGCCCGGTGTTCGTGATTGTGATACGCCGGACTTCAGCGGCGTCACCCGGCATGACGGTGATCTCTGTCTGGGTGGTGATCTCGCCATCGACCCGGTGCAGCGAGACACGATCGAGCGCCATGTACGCCGACGAACTCTCCACCGACGGTCCAAGAGGGGCCGCGCCCGCAGACCACAATCGTCCGGTGGTCAGGTCTTTGAGATAGAAAAACTGACCCAAGTCATCAGTCGTGGCGTCTGCGCGCCAGCGGGTGACCGCCATCGTGTTGTGGAGACTGTAGCCACTGCCACTGTGGTTCAACATCACGGTGTAGGAGCCGGAACCGAGCAGCGCGACGCGTGGCGCTGCAGCGAGCATGGATGCGTTGGTGGTATCCACGACACGGGCCACGGACGGCTCGGCGAGTTCGGCGCGCTCCGGTGCATCCTGCAGTCCAGGCTCCGCCGTGCGTTTCACGACCACGCGCGGCACCCGTTCATGCAGCAGCTGCTCGGCGGCCTTCACAAGAGGATCCGCGTGAAACCGCTGCACCCAGATATCGGACCGAAGCACGTTGGTCAGAGCCACCAATGTCATGCCGACGTGGTGCGCCATCCAGGCTTGCACCGCATCAAACGATTCACCGGGTGCCGGCCTGGTATAGTCGAGTGCATCGAAGAACCCGTAGGGCCCGAGCACACCCATGGCTTCGAATGTCCGAAGATTGGCCAGTGCTCTGCGTGGATCCACGAGCGCCGCCAAGGCGGTGGCATAGGGCGCTACGACGATATCGCGTCCGAGACCACGCTGCAGCGCCAGGTCGGGCACACCAAACGCCCGGTACTGATATGTCTGTTCATGATCACGCACGTTGTGGAGGCTTTCACTCATCCCCCACGGGGTGCCCTTGGCACGTGCATACCGACGCTGTTGTTCGACGGCGCCATCGTACGTCTGGTCGAGCAATGTGCCGGGCAGCGATCGCATGACCAGCAGCGGCATGAGATACTCGAACATGCTGCCGCTCCACGACACCAGCGTTGTGGCTCCTCGCGCATGGGTCAGCAGACGGGACAGGCGGAACCAGTGCTCCACCGGCACATCATTCTTGGCGATCGCCACAAAACTGGCCAACCGGGCTTCCGACGCCAGCAGATCATAGAACGCGTCGTCATTGGCCATCGTGTCCGTGTGAAAGCCAATCGTGAACAGCTTCCGTGACGGATCGTACAGGAAGCCAAACTCCATCTCCATCACCCACGTACGCGCTTGCCCTGCCAGCCGGCGTAAACGCGGCGCCAGTGCAGGATGTTCGGCCGCGAGCTGTCGGCATCCCTGACGCACCGCCAGGAGATGTCCCGCCAGATTGCCACTGTCGACGGTGCTGACATAGGCCGGCGGCAGCGGCGCCAGATCCTTCAGATCGTACCAATTGAGAAAGTGCCCACGATAGCGCTGCAGGCGGTGCATGCTGGCAAAAGTGCGTTCGAGTCGCTCGACCACATCGTCAACGGTGATGAGGCCGAGGTCGTGCGCGCTGAGTGTCGCCAGGAGCTGCAAGCCGATGTTGGTGGGTGATGTGCGCATGGCCACCACGGGTGCAGGATCTGCCTGAAAGTTGTCTGGGGCCAACCAATGGGATTCGGCCGTGACGAATCGATCGAAGAACGCCCAGTGCTGCTCTGCATAGCGCTGCACGTCGGCGCGCTCTTCATCAGAGAGCTGGCTGCGGTCGGTGACGAGTGGTTGACTCCAGTGTGCAACGAACCATGGCGCGCTGAGCCACAGCAGCACCAAGGGCCACATGGACAACACGAGCGGCAGGAGCGTGGACCATGCTCCATTCGTGAGCAGGATTGTGCGGATCGAGGCCCCGGTGATGCTCACCGCGATAAGCACGACCAACATCGTGACGACACGGAAAGCCCGGCGGCTCTCGCGAGGGACATCGATCACCTGCTGTTCCACGAGTGCTGCCGATTGCCATTCCAGCAGCTGCCGGCGGGATATGCAGACGCGGTAGAGCGTGCGAAGAATCGCATCGGCGGAGATCCATGCCTGATGTGGCAGTACGACGATCGTCATGAACGCCTGCCGGGCGCCGATCCAAGCATCCTGCCCTATGGATGCATAGTGTTCACGCCAGGCTCCATCACGCGGCAGCCGCAGCAGCGCAAAACCCAGTGCCACCACCCACGGTGCGATCACCAGTGCCAGAGTGAGCAGCGTCCAGTACACCGATGATCCCGGCAACACGGCCCACGCCACGCACAGCAGCAGCATCTGCGAGATCTCGATTGTGCTACGACGCAGATTGTCGACAATCTTCCAGCGCGCGAGGAACGACAATCGGTTGCGTTCGCGTCCAGCCGGACCGGGTACCGTTGCGCGCAGCCAGGTCAGGAGCTGCCAGTCTCCGCGAATCCACCGATGCTTGCGACGACTGTAGCTGAGATAGGTAGACGGAAAGTCGTCGTAGACAATGACATCACTGGCAAGCCCGGCGCGGGCATAGTTGCCTTCGAGCAGATCGTGCGAGAGCAACACGTTCTCCGGAAAGCGGCCTTCCGTGACACGCTCGAAGATCTCGACATCGTAGATCCCTTTGCCGGTGTAACTGCCCTCGCCGTGGAGATCCTGATATACATCGGAGCTGGCCGTGGAGTAGGGATCCACGCCGGGTTGTCCCGACGCGATCGCCGCGAACCACGAGGCGTGCGCGCTGGGTAGCGAGACCCCGACCCGCGGCTGAAGAATGCCAAATCCACGCCGCACACAGTGCCGCGACACATCGTACACGGCCCGGTTGAGCGGATGGGCCATGGTGCCGATCAGCGCAGCCGCGCCGTCCTGTGGCAACATGGTATCGGCGTCCAGGGTGATGGCGAACCGCGCGCCCTGAAGCACCGAGACATCTTCGCTGATCAGCGAAAATCCCGAACGATCACCGTCGCGAAGCAGGCGATTGAACACGTGGATCTTGCCACGCTTTCGTTCCCAGCCCATCCAGGTGTCCTGGCTGGCATTCCATTGACGCGCGCGATGCAACAGGAAGAAACGTGCGGGGCCATCGGTGGCATACTGCGCATTCAGGCGGGCAATTCCCTGCTCTGCCGTGGAGACAATTGCCGTATCCCCCGGCATGGTCTCCTGTGGAGCATCCATGAAATCGGAGAGCAACGCGAAGTGCAGAGGGGCGTCACTGTTTGCCAGAAACTGCACTTCCAGGCGTTCCAGCGCCCGCTGTACATCACGCGGATCTCCGAAGAGTGTCGGCATCACCAACACCGTGTGGTGCGCGGATGCGACACCGGACATTCGAAGATCGAGACGAGGCAGCACCTGCGTGGGCAGGACGGCCATGATCACTTGCTGTACGAGCACGAGCCCGAGATCCACCAACGGTCCGACCAGCAACAGCAGAAACCAGATCGGTTCGACCGTCGGCGGTCCGCGCATGAGCAGGACTGCCAGGAAGGCAACAGTGGTGCACGCCGTGAGTCCGCCGATCAACACGACATTCGGTGCGCGATAGGCCCAGCGTTGGAGGCGTTGCCGGAACGTGGGTCGGTAGCCGGCCCATCGTTCGAGATCCTCGAGCCCCTGATCGACGAGATAGTAGCCGACGTGCCCGTATGGTGGGGTCTCACCAGGAACCGATGTGCGGATGCCCTGATGCGCCAATTCGACGGCACGCGTCGCCACAGCCACTTCGGATCGACCAGTCGCCTTGGCAATGCGCTCCACGACATGGCGATAGTGGTCGCGCGTGGCGAACACCATGGTGGGATAGGTCCCATCGGGATCTGCGCACAACACCGTATTCATCGCGCTCTGTTGTTCGACGAATACTCGCCAGTCGCGCAGGCCGACCTCACGCAGGCTGGTAATACTGTTCGCCATTACACGCTGCGTCAGGGCCAGTCGCTGCGTCGATTCGGCCACAACCTGAGCGGGAGGCACACCGGCGTCGTGCAACCAGTGTTCGAGCCATTCCAGAGCGATGGATGCCCCTTCAGTCTGGCGAAGCAGTTGTAGAAATCGTGATACAAAGTGCGGTGACAGTGCGTGATCCTGTTCGGCAAACTCCTGCAGCGCGAGGCGCACATGCGGACCACCAAGCGAATTGGCGTCACGAATACGATCGGCGGCAGCGGTGGCCCGGGCTCGTTCGTCCAGACGCATCACCGTTCGCAGTGTCATGCGGCGCACACTTTCGATGAGCCCCAGGCGCAACATGGCCGGTATGGCCCACAATTCACCAATCGATAGTGGCGTCACGCCCTGAAAGGCTTCGACGTACAGATCCACATTGACGGGTGTCAATCGCGCTTCGGTATGCGAGATCAGCGAAATCGCCATTTCATAGACACGCGGATAGCCGGTCAGTGGGCCAGACATCAGCTCCGGCAGCTCGCGGTAAAATCCACCTGGCAGGCTGCTCCGCACCGCCTGCAATTGCTCTTGCACCACATGGTAATTGTCGAGAAACCAATCGCCTGCTGCATCACCTTCCACTTCTGTCGCTGCCGAAAGAATCAATCGATTGCGGGCAGTGGCCAGAATTTCGCGGGTCTGAGCGAGCCGCTCCAGTAACCTGGCGGGCCGCAGCGGACTTCGGCCCGCGACGATCTTCTGATGGCGTGCGATCTCCCGGGCTCGCGCTGCAAGGTGATCCGCACCCAGCAGATCGCCTCTGATCGGCCCTGCGAGCAACTCTTCACTGGCATTGGTGCGCAGTGAAGGGGTACGAATCGACCCGGGAAACCATCGCATGTCGGCGGCAGGGAGGCATGGTAGTAGTCAGGATCGTGTGCCGTTGCAGCCCAAATCACGGTTTTGTACAGGGACTGCGAACCATCGACCGCCCAATCGCTCTGGATCACGAGCTTTGGGTCTTGTTGTATGAATACACCACC contains these protein-coding regions:
- a CDS encoding GH36-type glycosyl hydrolase domain-containing protein, with the translated sequence MRWFPGSIRTPSLRTNASEELLAGPIRGDLLGADHLAARAREIARHQKIVAGRSPLRPARLLERLAQTREILATARNRLILSAATEVEGDAAGDWFLDNYHVVQEQLQAVRSSLPGGFYRELPELMSGPLTGYPRVYEMAISLISHTEARLTPVNVDLYVEAFQGVTPLSIGELWAIPAMLRLGLIESVRRMTLRTVMRLDERARATAAADRIRDANSLGGPHVRLALQEFAEQDHALSPHFVSRFLQLLRQTEGASIALEWLEHWLHDAGVPPAQVVAESTQRLALTQRVMANSITSLREVGLRDWRVFVEQQSAMNTVLCADPDGTYPTMVFATRDHYRHVVERIAKATGRSEVAVATRAVELAHQGIRTSVPGETPPYGHVGYYLVDQGLEDLERWAGYRPTFRQRLQRWAYRAPNVVLIGGLTACTTVAFLAVLLMRGPPTVEPIWFLLLLVGPLVDLGLVLVQQVIMAVLPTQVLPRLDLRMSGVASAHHTVLVMPTLFGDPRDVQRALERLEVQFLANSDAPLHFALLSDFMDAPQETMPGDTAIVSTAEQGIARLNAQYATDGPARFFLLHRARQWNASQDTWMGWERKRGKIHVFNRLLRDGDRSGFSLISEDVSVLQGARFAITLDADTMLPQDGAAALIGTMAHPLNRAVYDVSRHCVRRGFGILQPRVGVSLPSAHASWFAAIASGQPGVDPYSTASSDVYQDLHGEGSYTGKGIYDVEIFERVTEGRFPENVLLSHDLLEGNYARAGLASDVIVYDDFPSTYLSYSRRKHRWIRGDWQLLTWLRATVPGPAGRERNRLSFLARWKIVDNLRRSTIEISQMLLLCVAWAVLPGSSVYWTLLTLALVIAPWVVALGFALLRLPRDGAWREHYASIGQDAWIGARQAFMTIVVLPHQAWISADAILRTLYRVCISRRQLLEWQSAALVEQQVIDVPRESRRAFRVVTMLVVLIAVSITGASIRTILLTNGAWSTLLPLVLSMWPLVLLWLSAPWFVAHWSQPLVTDRSQLSDEERADVQRYAEQHWAFFDRFVTAESHWLAPDNFQADPAPVVAMRTSPTNIGLQLLATLSAHDLGLITVDDVVERLERTFASMHRLQRYRGHFLNWYDLKDLAPLPPAYVSTVDSGNLAGHLLAVRQGCRQLAAEHPALAPRLRRLAGQARTWVMEMEFGFLYDPSRKLFTIGFHTDTMANDDAFYDLLASEARLASFVAIAKNDVPVEHWFRLSRLLTHARGATTLVSWSGSMFEYLMPLLVMRSLPGTLLDQTYDGAVEQQRRYARAKGTPWGMSESLHNVRDHEQTYQYRAFGVPDLALQRGLGRDIVVAPYATALAALVDPRRALANLRTFEAMGVLGPYGFFDALDYTRPAPGESFDAVQAWMAHHVGMTLVALTNVLRSDIWVQRFHADPLVKAAEQLLHERVPRVVVKRTAEPGLQDAPERAELAEPSVARVVDTTNASMLAAAPRVALLGSGSYTVMLNHSGSGYSLHNTMAVTRWRADATTDDLGQFFYLKDLTTGRLWSAGAAPLGPSVESSSAYMALDRVSLHRVDGEITTQTEITVMPGDAAEVRRITITNTGRTSHDIELTSYSEIVMTSVDTDRAHPAFSNLFVETEWHAWCSAITAYRRPRSPSDPARWCVHLVDDGPDRLGSVSCETDRARFIGRGRSVRNPAVCDDSGPLSGTTGAVLDPIMALRTHVQVPPGQSVSVAFSTFVADSREAAFALADRYHAAHAAQRAFDIAATVTQIELRELDLTASQAALFQDLATQLLFGRGSLAPPADERWRNRSAQPSLWVHGISGDLPIVLATIDSMAGLATLRELCMAHHYWRRRGVLVDLVIINGEQHGYQQELRDAINDAIASFGDSAFIDQSGGTFVRRRDGLTSSDYLMLSATARLQVPCDGRSLQRLLSVADVRATGSTVPSGSDRGALATIVSAIKPLVEPLLPALVHTPPSASAPTLALSLPPLRFDNGIGGLDEDDSYLMRVDAQHLPPAPWINVIANPRGGCIVSESGIGCTWAENAHFFRLTPWHNDPVSNPISDVLYLQDEERGDLWSATPAPVSGVGEYRVRHGTGSTTFEHEHNGIGTELTVSVPEADAVRLSVLRLTNRTDRPRQLVVTAFVEWVLGAHRDITQHQVRTRYVRDESCLMAGNSFDPAFMDWVAFLGVSEPVTSHTADRAAFLGARGSRRDPLALRQGDLDGRTGADLDPCGALQMRVTLAAGETRDIVVQVGAAASEAEARVLLARYRTPSLARDAIQHVQTAWTNRLGVIRVETPESSFDALINTWMLYQTTSSRLWARTGLYQSSGAYGFRDQLQDAMALLYAEPALARAQILRAAARQFTEGDVQHWWHPHTGRGVRTRFSDDLVWLPYLVDHYVRVTGDSAILDVVIPFLASEPLAPHEHERYELPAVSTEVASLYDHCRRALTRACTHGAHGLPLIGTGDWNDGLNLVGAEGRGESVWLAWFLISTLRTFADRAETRGDTAEASRFRDQANVYVEAVETHGWDGAWYRRAYYDDGTPIGTASDSECRIDSLAQSWSVISGAGQPERQRQAMESVQALLVQRDARLIQLLSPPFDQGTRNPGYIKGYLPGVRENGAQYTHAALWVVMATALQGDGDQAFALFQLLNPLTHGGSPAGMEQYKVEPYVVAADVYTAAAQHGRGGWTWYTGSAGWMYRVGLEHLLGITKEGNVLRVKPNVPDDWPGFSLVYRFGAAQYEIEVRGPSAIRQHGARTVVDDALSGDGRILLIDDGRRHRVVIDGNVPTGSA